One window of the Serinus canaria isolate serCan28SL12 chromosome 9, serCan2020, whole genome shotgun sequence genome contains the following:
- the OTOS gene encoding otospiralin gives MTFTGFFFFCMLMNMLTDARSIQDGDDLYREAAALPYWPFSSNDFWSYVEYFRTLGAYNRINDMARAFFAQFPSGSHLGYHVRDHEH, from the exons ATGACATTTACtggcttctttttcttctgtatgcTGATGAACATGCTAACAG ATGCCCGATCCATCCAGGATGGAGATG aTCTCTACAGGGAAGCTGCAGCCTTGCCCTACTGGCCCTTCTCATCCAATGATTTCTGGTCCTATGTGGAATATTTCCGGACCTTGGGAGCCTACAACAGGATCAATGACATGGCCAGAGCCTTCTTTGCCCAGTTCCCTTCTGGGAGCCACCTCGGCTACCACGTGCGTGACCATGAGCACTGA
- the COPS9 gene encoding COP9 signalosome complex subunit 9, whose translation MKPAVDEMFPEGAGPYVDLDEAGGSTGLLMDLAANEKAVHADFFNDFEDLFDDDDIQ comes from the exons ATGAAGCCGGCGGTGGACGAGATGTTCCCTGAGGGCGCCGGCCCCTACGTGGACCTGGATGAG GCAGGGGGAAGCACGGGGCTGCTGATGGACCTGGCCGCCAACGAGAAAGCGGTGCACGCCGACTTCTTCAACG ATTTTGAAGATCTCTTTGATGACGATGACATCCAGTGA